One window of Rhinolophus ferrumequinum isolate MPI-CBG mRhiFer1 chromosome 26, mRhiFer1_v1.p, whole genome shotgun sequence genomic DNA carries:
- the RNF32 gene encoding RING finger protein 32 isoform X3, which yields MLKNKAYSSKQDRLAITAVALQDHILRDFELQNLSVADHSKTKVQKRENRSKFLKRNTKATIDTGLKKTTQGPKAEDPEREYVLDPKPPPLTLAQRLGLFEPPPLPLSSDEWGKVKQRSILQGDSMQPCPICKEEFELRPQVLLSCSHVFHRACLQAFEEFTNKKTCPLCRKNQYQTRVIHDGAQLFRTKCATRIQACWRGHVVRKWYRDLRKTLPPTDTKLRRNFFEEKAAGSIPT from the exons atgttaaaaaataag GCTTATTCATCTAAACAAGATCGCTTAGCGATCACTGCTGTTGCTTTACAAGATCACATTCTACGTGACTTTGAACTTCAAAATCTGTCAGTAGCAGATCATTCTAAGACAAAGgtacaaaagagagagaacagatccaaatttctaaaaagaaatacaaaagcaaCAATAGATACTGGACTTAAAAAAACTACACAAGGCCCCAAAGCAGAAGATCCAGAAAGAGAATATGTTCTTGACCCAAAGCCACCACCATTAACTTTAG CACAGAGGTTGGGCCTGTTTGAACCTCCCCCACTACCTCTGTCATCAGACGAATGGGGAAAAGTGAAACAGAGATCCATCCTGCAAGGGGATTCCATGCAGCCCTGCCCAATATGCAAGGAAGAATTTGAACTTCGCCCCCAG GTGCTGCTTTCGTGTTCCCACGTGTTTCACAGA GCATGTCTTCAGGCTTTTGAAGAGttcacaaataaaaaaacctgTCCCCTCTGTAGAAAGAACCAGTATCAGACGAGAGTGATCCACGACGGGGCCCAGCTATTCAGAACAAAGTGTGCGACGAG AATCCAAGCCTGCTGGAGGGGACACGTGGTTAGAAAATGGTACCGAGACCTGAGGAAGACTCTGCCTCCCACAGATACCAAGTTGAGGAGAAACTTCTTTGAAGAAAAG gctgccggttcgattcccacatga
- the RNF32 gene encoding RING finger protein 32 isoform X2 codes for MLKNKAYSSKQDRLAITAVALQDHILRDFELQNLSVADHSKTKVQKRENRSKFLKRNTKATIDTGLKKTTQGPKAEDPEREYVLDPKPPPLTLAQRLGLFEPPPLPLSSDEWGKVKQRSILQGDSMQPCPICKEEFELRPQVLLSCSHVFHRACLQAFEEFTNKKTCPLCRKNQYQTRVIHDGAQLFRTKCATRIQACWRGHVVRKWYRDLRKTLPPTDTKLRRNFFEEKCLPGHSGSCSKPCSYQCEKKIRILAYCDVTVPQTEFRKCT; via the exons atgttaaaaaataag GCTTATTCATCTAAACAAGATCGCTTAGCGATCACTGCTGTTGCTTTACAAGATCACATTCTACGTGACTTTGAACTTCAAAATCTGTCAGTAGCAGATCATTCTAAGACAAAGgtacaaaagagagagaacagatccaaatttctaaaaagaaatacaaaagcaaCAATAGATACTGGACTTAAAAAAACTACACAAGGCCCCAAAGCAGAAGATCCAGAAAGAGAATATGTTCTTGACCCAAAGCCACCACCATTAACTTTAG CACAGAGGTTGGGCCTGTTTGAACCTCCCCCACTACCTCTGTCATCAGACGAATGGGGAAAAGTGAAACAGAGATCCATCCTGCAAGGGGATTCCATGCAGCCCTGCCCAATATGCAAGGAAGAATTTGAACTTCGCCCCCAG GTGCTGCTTTCGTGTTCCCACGTGTTTCACAGA GCATGTCTTCAGGCTTTTGAAGAGttcacaaataaaaaaacctgTCCCCTCTGTAGAAAGAACCAGTATCAGACGAGAGTGATCCACGACGGGGCCCAGCTATTCAGAACAAAGTGTGCGACGAG AATCCAAGCCTGCTGGAGGGGACACGTGGTTAGAAAATGGTACCGAGACCTGAGGAAGACTCTGCCTCCCACAGATACCAAGTTGAGGAGAAACTTCTTTGAAGAAAAG TGCCTTCCTGGACACTCAGGCAGCTGTTCCAAGCCATGCAGTTACCAGTGTGAGAAGAAAATCAGAATCCTGGCTTATTGTGATGTCACTGTACCTCAGACTGAGTTTCGAAAATGCACTTGA